Proteins from a single region of Fundulus heteroclitus isolate FHET01 chromosome 12, MU-UCD_Fhet_4.1, whole genome shotgun sequence:
- the LOC105939666 gene encoding UDP-glucuronosyltransferase 2B31, with product MYRLTLLNLALLLCSSSFVNGGKVLVFPLDGSHWVNMNVIVEELYARGHEVTVVRPSDAWYIKPESPHYKAITINTSAGFEKENFELYVTRTLNMRRRGASFWTRLCLEYDLMTQFYKMHEQGLKMVEDIFEDDKLMQSLNDAKYDLVLTDPATGGGVLLGHRLGLPLVFNVRWTIQGEGHQAIAPSPLSYIPVPGSELTDRMTFIQRVKNLLYYIISSFQIWYITEPNYKPFVHRHFGKDVHYMELFQAADIWLMRNDFTFEFPRPTMPNIVYMSGFQCKPSKPLPKELEDFVQSSGEHGVIVMTLGTLVEQLPEDLTEDIAAAFAELPQKVIWRHKGKKPSTLGNNTLLLDWLPQNDLLGHPKTKVFVAHGGTNGVQEAIYHGVPLVGLPLMFDQQDNFFRMASRGVAKVVDIVKVNKDIFLEALKEVLYEPSYKEKMKELSSLHRDQPMKPLDRAMFWIEFVMRHKGAAHLRTESYKMSMIQYHSIDVLGFLLAIVLLLFAVFISAGKFLWKKILHRSKAKEE from the coding sequence ATGTACCGACTGACCCTGCTGAACCTGGCTCTGTTGCTCTGCTCATCATCCTTTGTAAATGGAGGGAAGGTTCTAGTGTTTCCCTTAGATGGAAGCCACTGGGTCAACATGAACGTCATCGTTGAAGAGCTTTATGCCAGAGGCCATGAAGTCACCGTAGTGCGACCATCAGATGCCTGGTACATTAAACCAGAGTCCCCCCACTACAAGGCCATTACAATCAACACTTCGGCAGGGTTTGAGAAAGAAAACTTTGAGTTATATGTAACAAGAACCCTAAATATGAGGCGCAGAGGTGCATCTTTCTGGACTCGGCTATGTCTCGAATATGATCTCATGACACAGTTCTATAAGATGCATGAACAAGGACTTAAAATGGTAGAGGATATTTTTGAAGATGACAAACTGATGCAGAGCCTCAATGACGCCAAATATGATTTGGTTCTTACTGATCCTGCAACTGGTGGAGGTGTGCTTTTAGGTCACCGTTTGGGTCTTCCACTTGTCTTTAATGTCAGATGGACGATTCAGGGTGAGGGGCATCAAGCTATTGCACCTTCCCCTCTCTCCTATATCCCCGTACCAGGGTCAGAACTTACGGATAGAATGACATTCATTCAGCGGGTCAAAAATTTACTCTATTATATTATCTCTAGCTTCCAAATTTGGTACATCACAGAACCAAACTACAAACCCTTTGTCCATCGTCACTTTGGCAAAGACGTACATTACATGGAGCTGTTTCAGGCGGCCGACATTTGGCTGATGAGAAATGACTTCACCTTTGAGTTTCCACGACCAACAATGCCAAACATCGTCTACATGTCAGGATTCCAGTGTAAACCCTCCAAACCTCTCCCCAAAGAACTGGAGGACTTTGTGCAGAGCTCAGGGGAACATGGTGTCATTGTGATGACACTGGGGACGCTGGTGGAACAACTTCCTGAGGACCTGACTGAGGACATTGCTGCTGCTTTTGCTGAGCTTCCTCAGAAGGTGATCTGGAGGCACAAAGGAAAGAAACCATCCACCCTTGGTAACAATACCTTACTCCTGGACTGGTTGCCCCAAAATGACCTCCTGGGTCACCCCAAAACCAAAGTGTTTGTGGCTCATGGAGGCACCAATGGAGTGCAAGAAGCCATTTATCATGGTGTCCCCCTGGTCGGCTTGCCCCTCATGTTTGATCAGCAAGACAACTTCTTCAGGATGGCATCAAGAGGGGTGGCCAAAGTCGTTGACATCGTAAAAGTAAACAAAGACATCTTCCTGGAGGCTCTGAAGGAAGTTCTCTATGAACCTTCCTACaaagagaagatgaaggagCTGTCCAGTCTCCACAGAGATCAGCCCATGAAGCCTCTGGACCGAGCCATGTTCTGGATTGAGTTTGTCATGAGGCACAAAGGAGCGGCCCATTTGAGAACAGAGTCCTACAAGATGTCCATGATCCAATACCACTCCATCGATGTTTTGGGGTTCCTGCTGGCAATTGTTCTGCTgctctttgctgtttttatttctgcggGCAAAtttctctggaaaaaaatacttcatagAAGCAAAGCTAAAGAGGAATGA